The following coding sequences lie in one Maribacter forsetii DSM 18668 genomic window:
- the rplP gene encoding 50S ribosomal protein L16 has protein sequence MLQPKRTKFRKMQKGRMKGLAGRGHQLSNGMFGIKNVDDAAFLTSRQIEAARIAATRFMKREGQLWIKIFPDKPITKKPLEVRMGKGKGAPEYFVAVVKPGRIMFEVAGVPMEVAKEALRLAAQKLPVKTKFIVARDYEAGN, from the coding sequence ATGTTACAACCGAAAAGAACAAAGTTCCGTAAGATGCAGAAAGGCCGTATGAAAGGTCTTGCTGGAAGAGGACACCAACTTTCAAATGGTATGTTCGGTATAAAGAATGTTGATGATGCTGCATTTTTGACTTCACGCCAAATAGAAGCTGCTCGTATTGCTGCTACTAGATTTATGAAGAGAGAAGGTCAATTGTGGATTAAAATATTTCCAGACAAGCCGATTACCAAAAAGCCATTAGAAGTACGTATGGGTAAAGGTAAAGGTGCACCAGAATATTTTGTAGCCGTGGTTAAACCAGGTAGAATTATGTTCGAAGTGGCCGGAGTTCCTATGGAAGTAGCAAAAGAAGCTTTAAGATTAGCGGCTCAGAAACTTCCTGTAAAAACAAAATTCATTGTAGCTCGTGATTACGAGGCTGGAAATTAA
- the secY gene encoding preprotein translocase subunit SecY — MKNFIDTISNIWKIEELRNRILITLGLLLVYRFGCQIVLPGIDSTQLGGLTDSTDQGIFGLLNAFTGGAFANASVFALGIMPYISASIVVQLMGIAIPYLQKLQKEGESGRKTINQITRWLTIGICIVQAPAYLYGLEAFGVRDSAFLLGKGLDFMVPAVIILVTGTVFAMWLGEKITDKGIGNGISLLIMIGIIATMPQSFVQEFISRTTNNNGGLMFILIEVIVWFLVILACILLVMATRQIPVQYARRTASGGYEKNIMGSRQYIPLKLNASGVMPIIFAQAIMFVPGMIGGAFDDTSFGQWMQVQFSDIFGWAYNLLFAILIIIFTYFYTAITVPTNKMADDLKRSGGFIPGIRPGKETGDYLDKIMSLITLPGSIFLALLAILPAIVVKLMDVQAGWALFYGGTSLLIMVGVAIDTVQQVNSYLLNRHYDGLMKTGKNRKVA, encoded by the coding sequence ATGAAGAATTTTATTGATACAATATCCAATATTTGGAAGATAGAAGAGCTAAGAAATAGAATTCTTATAACATTAGGTCTTTTATTGGTTTACCGTTTTGGTTGTCAAATAGTACTTCCAGGTATAGATTCAACACAATTAGGTGGTTTAACGGATAGTACTGATCAAGGTATTTTTGGTCTTTTAAATGCATTTACAGGAGGAGCGTTTGCTAATGCTTCTGTTTTTGCATTAGGTATCATGCCTTACATATCTGCATCTATTGTAGTTCAATTAATGGGTATTGCAATTCCTTATCTTCAGAAATTACAAAAAGAAGGAGAAAGCGGTCGTAAGACTATTAATCAAATTACTAGGTGGTTAACCATCGGTATTTGTATTGTTCAAGCTCCTGCATACCTGTATGGTCTTGAGGCTTTCGGTGTAAGGGATAGTGCTTTCTTATTAGGGAAAGGATTAGATTTTATGGTTCCAGCTGTTATTATATTGGTAACAGGTACTGTTTTTGCAATGTGGTTGGGTGAGAAAATTACTGATAAAGGTATTGGTAATGGTATCTCACTTTTGATTATGATAGGTATAATCGCTACAATGCCTCAGTCGTTTGTTCAAGAATTTATATCAAGAACTACTAATAATAATGGTGGATTAATGTTCATATTAATTGAAGTTATTGTTTGGTTCTTAGTGATTTTGGCTTGTATTCTGTTAGTAATGGCTACAAGACAAATTCCTGTGCAGTATGCAAGAAGAACCGCTTCTGGTGGTTATGAGAAAAACATCATGGGTTCTAGACAGTATATTCCATTAAAGTTAAATGCTTCAGGAGTAATGCCAATAATCTTTGCTCAGGCAATAATGTTTGTACCGGGTATGATAGGTGGGGCTTTTGATGATACTTCATTTGGACAATGGATGCAAGTACAGTTTAGCGATATCTTTGGTTGGGCTTATAATTTGCTTTTCGCAATATTGATTATAATCTTCACATATTTTTATACTGCAATTACGGTTCCTACCAATAAGATGGCAGATGACCTTAAAAGGAGTGGTGGTTTTATCCCTGGAATTCGTCCAGGAAAAGAAACTGGAGATTATTTAGATAAGATTATGTCATTAATAACGTTACCTGGATCTATTTTCTTAGCTTTGCTGGCTATTTTACCGGCGATAGTGGTAAAGTTGATGGATGTACAAGCTGGATGGGCGTTATTTTACGGTGGTACTTCACTTTTAATTATGGTGGGTGTTGCTATAGATACGGTACAACAAGTTAATTCGTATTTGTTGAATAGACATTATGACGGCTTAATGAAAACTGGTAAAAATAGAAAAGTAGCATAA
- the rpmD gene encoding 50S ribosomal protein L30: protein MAKIKVTQLKSGIKKPQNQKRTLEALGLKRIGQVVEHDDTPNILGMINKVKHLVSTEEA, encoded by the coding sequence ATGGCAAAGATTAAAGTTACACAGTTAAAAAGTGGAATTAAGAAACCTCAAAATCAAAAAAGGACTTTAGAGGCTCTTGGTTTAAAAAGAATTGGTCAGGTTGTAGAACATGATGATACACCTAACATTCTTGGTATGATAAATAAAGTTAAACATTTAGTTTCCACTGAGGAAGCTTAA
- the rplQ gene encoding 50S ribosomal protein L17, which yields MRHGKKINHLGRKTAHRKAMLANMACSLIEHKRINTTVAKAKALKQFIEPLITKSKAENNVSAEKGTHNRRIVFKNLRDKYAVTELFSVVSEKVADRPGGYTRIIKLGNRLGDNADMAMIELVDFNELYNAGKPKKKSTRRSRRSGGSDAAAVSAEKETKVEEAQTETEAKTDDSKE from the coding sequence ATGAGACACGGTAAAAAAATTAACCACTTAGGTAGAAAGACTGCTCATAGAAAAGCAATGTTAGCAAACATGGCTTGTTCTTTGATCGAGCACAAAAGAATCAACACTACAGTTGCTAAAGCTAAAGCTTTAAAGCAGTTTATTGAGCCTTTGATTACAAAATCAAAAGCGGAAAATAATGTTAGTGCTGAGAAAGGTACTCATAATAGACGTATCGTTTTTAAGAATCTACGTGATAAGTATGCTGTAACAGAATTGTTCAGTGTAGTATCTGAAAAGGTTGCAGATAGACCAGGTGGTTATACTAGAATTATCAAATTAGGTAATCGTTTAGGTGATAACGCTGATATGGCAATGATAGAATTAGTTGATTTCAACGAATTGTATAATGCTGGTAAGCCTAAGAAGAAATCTACTAGAAGAAGTAGAAGATCAGGTGGTAGTGATGCGGCTGCAGTTTCTGCAGAGAAAGAAACTAAAGTTGAAGAAGCTCAAACAGAAACAGAAGCTAAGACAGATGATTCTAAGGAATAA
- the rplR gene encoding 50S ribosomal protein L18, which yields MGLSKTQRKLRIRRRIRKVSSGTAAKPRLSVFRSNSEIYAQVIDDVKGVTLVSASSRDKDIAKVKGNKTEIAALVGKTIAEKSVKAGLDKVAFDRGGNLYHGRVKSLADGAREAGLKF from the coding sequence ATGGGATTATCAAAAACACAAAGAAAATTAAGAATCCGACGTAGAATACGTAAGGTTTCTTCTGGAACTGCAGCTAAACCAAGATTATCTGTATTTAGAAGTAACAGCGAAATTTACGCTCAAGTTATAGACGACGTTAAAGGAGTCACTTTAGTATCCGCTTCTTCAAGAGATAAGGATATTGCAAAAGTAAAAGGAAATAAAACCGAGATTGCTGCTTTGGTTGGTAAAACAATCGCTGAGAAATCTGTTAAAGCTGGCTTAGATAAAGTTGCTTTTGATAGAGGAGGTAATTTGTATCATGGAAGAGTAAAATCTTTAGCTGATGGTGCAAGAGAAGCAGGACTAAAATTCTAA
- the rplO gene encoding 50S ribosomal protein L15 has translation MGLHNLQPAEGSVNRDGKRLGRGQGSGKGGTAARGHKGAKSRSGYSKKIGFEGGQMPLQRRVPKFGFTNINRKSYQGINLEKLQELVDNKVITNEVSLDLLIENGLVGKNDLVKILGNGELKASLKISVHKFTASAKAAIEAAGGEAISL, from the coding sequence ATGGGTTTACATAATTTACAGCCTGCAGAAGGTTCAGTGAATAGAGACGGAAAACGCCTTGGAAGAGGTCAGGGTTCTGGAAAAGGAGGAACAGCTGCAAGAGGTCATAAAGGAGCAAAATCAAGATCTGGTTATTCTAAGAAAATTGGTTTTGAAGGTGGTCAAATGCCTTTGCAACGTCGTGTGCCTAAGTTCGGTTTTACGAATATCAATCGTAAGAGCTACCAAGGTATCAATTTAGAAAAGTTGCAAGAGCTTGTTGATAACAAAGTCATAACCAATGAAGTTTCTTTAGATCTTTTGATTGAGAATGGTTTAGTTGGTAAGAACGATTTAGTGAAAATTTTAGGAAATGGTGAATTAAAAGCATCTCTTAAAATTTCAGTACATAAATTTACAGCATCTGCCAAAGCAGCTATTGAAGCGGCAGGTGGTGAAGCAATAAGTTTGTAA
- the rpsQ gene encoding 30S ribosomal protein S17 yields MEKRNLRKERVGVVTSNKMEKSIVIAEVKRVKHPMYGKFVLKTKKYVAHDEKNDCNIGDTVKIMETRPMSKTKCWRLVEILERAK; encoded by the coding sequence ATGGAGAAAAGAAATTTAAGAAAAGAAAGAGTAGGAGTTGTTACTAGTAATAAAATGGAGAAGTCTATTGTTATTGCTGAAGTAAAGAGAGTAAAACATCCTATGTACGGTAAATTCGTTTTGAAGACAAAGAAATATGTTGCACATGACGAAAAGAACGATTGTAACATTGGTGATACTGTAAAGATCATGGAAACAAGACCTATGAGTAAGACCAAATGTTGGAGATTAGTAGAAATCTTAGAAAGAGCTAAATAA
- the rplE gene encoding 50S ribosomal protein L5, protein MAYVARLKKEYKERIVAALTEEFGYSNVMQVPKLEKIVMSRGVGAAVADKKLIDHAIDEMTMITGQKAVATMSKKDVAAFKLRKGMPIGAKVTLRGERMYEFLDRLVTSALPRVRDFQGIKATGFDGRGNYNLGVTEQIIFPEVNIDKINRINGMDITFVTSADTDKEAKSLLTELGLPFKKN, encoded by the coding sequence ATGGCATACGTTGCAAGATTAAAGAAAGAGTATAAGGAGCGAATAGTAGCTGCCCTTACCGAAGAGTTTGGTTACAGTAATGTAATGCAGGTTCCTAAGTTAGAGAAGATAGTAATGAGTAGAGGTGTAGGAGCTGCTGTTGCTGATAAGAAACTTATTGACCATGCAATAGATGAGATGACTATGATAACGGGTCAAAAAGCCGTTGCTACTATGTCTAAGAAAGATGTTGCTGCCTTTAAATTAAGAAAAGGTATGCCAATTGGTGCAAAAGTTACCTTAAGAGGTGAGCGTATGTACGAATTTTTAGACCGTTTGGTTACTTCTGCGTTACCACGTGTAAGAGATTTTCAAGGTATTAAAGCTACTGGTTTTGATGGTCGTGGAAATTACAACCTTGGTGTAACGGAGCAAATTATATTTCCTGAAGTTAATATTGATAAAATCAATAGAATTAACGGTATGGATATTACATTTGTAACTTCTGCGGATACAGACAAAGAAGCGAAATCATTATTAACAGAATTAGGTTTACCTTTTAAAAAGAATTAG
- the rpsM gene encoding 30S ribosomal protein S13 has product MARIAGIDIPKQKRGVIALTYIFGIGRSRSQEILSKAQVSEDTKVSDWNDDEIGRIREAVSEFTIEGELRSETQLNIKRLMDIGCYRGIRHRSGLPLRGQRTKNNSRTRKGKRKTVANKKKATK; this is encoded by the coding sequence ATGGCAAGAATCGCAGGTATAGATATACCAAAACAAAAGAGAGGTGTTATCGCCTTAACCTATATTTTCGGAATTGGAAGAAGTAGGTCACAAGAAATATTGAGTAAAGCCCAAGTTAGCGAGGATACTAAGGTTTCTGATTGGAATGATGATGAAATAGGTCGTATCAGGGAAGCTGTTTCTGAATTTACCATTGAAGGTGAGTTACGTTCAGAAACTCAGTTGAACATTAAGCGTTTAATGGATATTGGCTGTTATAGAGGAATTCGTCACAGGTCAGGTTTGCCTTTAAGAGGTCAACGTACCAAAAACAACTCTAGAACTAGAAAAGGAAAGCGTAAAACAGTTGCTAACAAGAAGAAAGCAACTAAATAA
- the rpsH gene encoding 30S ribosomal protein S8, which translates to MVTDTIADYLTRVRNASRAGHRVVEIPASNLKKEITKILFDQGYILSYKFEESKVQGSIKIALKYDKLTKEPVIKKIQRISKPGLRKYAGNEDLPRVLNGLGIAIVSTSHGVMTSKQAKAEKVGGEVLCYVY; encoded by the coding sequence ATGGTAACAGATACTATTGCAGATTACCTAACGAGAGTTAGAAACGCGAGTAGAGCGGGACATAGGGTTGTTGAAATCCCTGCGTCGAATCTAAAGAAAGAAATTACTAAAATATTATTCGACCAAGGATATATTTTGAGTTACAAGTTCGAAGAGAGCAAAGTTCAAGGATCTATAAAAATAGCTTTGAAGTATGATAAGCTTACAAAAGAACCTGTTATCAAGAAAATACAGCGTATAAGTAAGCCTGGTCTTAGAAAATATGCAGGTAACGAAGATTTACCTCGTGTATTGAATGGTTTGGGTATTGCAATCGTTTCTACATCTCATGGTGTAATGACTAGCAAGCAGGCTAAGGCAGAGAAAGTTGGTGGTGAAGTTTTATGCTACGTTTATTAA
- the rplN gene encoding 50S ribosomal protein L14, producing the protein MLQQESRLKVADNTGAKEVLTIRVLGGTKRRYASIGDKIVVTVKEATPNGGIKKGAVSTAVVVRTKKEVRRPDGSYIRFDDNACVLLNPAGEMRGTRVFGPVARELRDKQFMKIVSLAPEVL; encoded by the coding sequence ATGTTACAGCAAGAATCTAGACTAAAAGTAGCGGATAACACAGGGGCAAAGGAAGTTTTAACTATCCGTGTTCTTGGTGGTACTAAAAGAAGGTATGCTTCAATAGGTGACAAAATTGTTGTTACTGTTAAGGAAGCAACTCCAAACGGAGGTATCAAGAAAGGTGCGGTTTCAACTGCTGTTGTAGTTCGTACAAAGAAAGAGGTTAGAAGACCTGATGGGTCTTATATCAGATTTGATGATAACGCTTGTGTGTTATTGAATCCTGCCGGAGAAATGAGAGGAACTCGTGTTTTTGGACCTGTAGCAAGAGAGCTTAGGGATAAGCAGTTCATGAAGATTGTATCATTGGCCCCAGAGGTATTATAA
- the rpsD gene encoding 30S ribosomal protein S4 — protein sequence MARYTGPKSKIARKFGEAIFGDDKSFEKKNYPPGEHGNNRRRGKKSEYSVQLMEKQKAKYTYGILEKQFRNLFQTAKRKEGVAGEILLQLCESRLDNVVFRMGISPTRSGARQLVSHRHITVNGELVNIPSYSLKAGDVVGVREKSKSLQSIQDSLAASSAVYEWISWNSEKKEGTYVSIPERLQIPENIKEQLIVELYSK from the coding sequence ATGGCAAGATATACAGGACCAAAATCAAAAATCGCTCGTAAATTCGGCGAAGCAATTTTCGGAGATGATAAATCTTTCGAAAAAAAGAATTACCCTCCAGGAGAACACGGAAACAACAGAAGAAGAGGAAAGAAGTCTGAGTACTCTGTTCAGTTGATGGAGAAGCAAAAAGCTAAATATACTTACGGTATTTTAGAAAAGCAATTTAGAAACTTATTCCAAACTGCAAAGAGAAAAGAAGGTGTTGCTGGTGAGATTTTACTTCAATTATGTGAGTCTCGTTTAGATAACGTAGTTTTTAGAATGGGTATTTCTCCAACTAGAAGTGGTGCAAGACAATTAGTTTCTCATAGACATATTACAGTTAATGGAGAGTTGGTTAATATACCTTCTTACTCATTAAAAGCAGGAGATGTTGTTGGTGTTAGAGAAAAATCTAAATCATTACAAAGTATACAAGATTCATTAGCTGCTAGTAGTGCAGTATATGAGTGGATTTCTTGGAACAGTGAGAAGAAGGAAGGTACTTATGTTAGTATTCCAGAAAGATTACAGATTCCAGAAAATATCAAAGAACAATTAATCGTGGAGTTATACTCTAAATAA
- the ykgO gene encoding type B 50S ribosomal protein L36 produces the protein MKVRASVKKRSADCKIVRRKGRLYVINKKNPRFKQRQG, from the coding sequence ATGAAAGTAAGAGCATCAGTTAAGAAGAGAAGTGCCGACTGCAAGATTGTTCGCAGAAAAGGCAGGTTGTACGTAATCAACAAAAAGAATCCTAGATTTAAACAAAGACAAGGGTAA
- the rplF gene encoding 50S ribosomal protein L6, whose product MSRIGNNPVAIPEGVTVEINDNIISVKGKLGELTQEFSGVSVKVEDGQAFVTRPSDSKDHKAKHGLYRSLITNMVEGVSKGWTKELELVGVGYRASNQGQKLDLALGFSHNIVFDLAPEVKVETISEKGKNPIVKLTSHDKQLVGHIAAKIRSFRSPEPYKGKGIKFVGEILRRKAGKSA is encoded by the coding sequence ATGTCTAGAATAGGTAATAATCCAGTCGCAATTCCTGAAGGGGTTACAGTTGAAATCAACGACAATATCATTTCTGTTAAAGGAAAGTTAGGTGAGTTGACTCAAGAGTTCTCAGGAGTATCGGTTAAAGTAGAAGACGGACAGGCTTTCGTTACAAGGCCATCTGATTCTAAGGACCATAAAGCAAAGCACGGTTTATATAGATCACTTATCACCAATATGGTAGAAGGTGTATCTAAAGGATGGACCAAAGAATTAGAATTAGTAGGTGTAGGATATAGAGCAAGTAATCAAGGTCAAAAACTTGATTTGGCTTTAGGTTTTTCTCATAATATTGTTTTTGATCTTGCCCCAGAGGTAAAGGTTGAGACTATATCTGAAAAAGGTAAAAACCCTATTGTAAAGCTTACTTCTCATGACAAGCAATTAGTTGGTCATATAGCAGCAAAGATTAGATCTTTCCGTAGTCCGGAGCCGTACAAAGGGAAAGGAATTAAGTTTGTAGGTGAAATATTAAGAAGAAAAGCTGGTAAATCAGCTTAA
- the rplX gene encoding 50S ribosomal protein L24, translated as MKKLKIKTGDTVRITAGDHKGTEGKVMRVNLEKNKAIVEGANMVSKHEKPSAKNPQGGIVKKEALIHISNLALIDSKTGDVTRVGYEIKDGKKVRVSKKSNEVI; from the coding sequence ATGAAAAAGTTAAAAATCAAAACAGGAGATACGGTAAGAATTACTGCTGGTGACCATAAAGGTACCGAAGGTAAAGTTATGCGTGTAAATCTTGAGAAAAATAAAGCCATCGTTGAAGGTGCCAATATGGTATCTAAACATGAGAAGCCTAGTGCTAAAAACCCTCAAGGTGGTATTGTAAAAAAAGAAGCTTTAATCCATATTTCTAATTTAGCGTTGATCGACAGTAAAACTGGCGATGTAACAAGAGTAGGTTACGAGATTAAGGATGGTAAAAAAGTTAGGGTTTCCAAAAAATCCAATGAAGTAATTTAG
- the rpsN gene encoding 30S ribosomal protein S14, giving the protein MAKESMKARERKREKTVAVYAEKRKALKEAGDYEALQRLPKNASPVRLHNRCKLTGRPKGYMRTFGISRVKFREMANAGLIPGVKKASW; this is encoded by the coding sequence ATGGCTAAGGAATCAATGAAAGCCCGTGAGAGAAAAAGGGAAAAAACTGTAGCAGTTTATGCTGAGAAACGTAAAGCTTTAAAAGAAGCTGGTGATTACGAAGCGCTACAAAGATTACCTAAAAATGCATCTCCGGTACGTTTACATAACAGATGTAAGTTAACTGGAAGACCTAAAGGTTACATGAGAACTTTTGGTATTTCAAGGGTAAAATTCAGAGAGATGGCTAACGCTGGTTTAATACCAGGTGTTAAGAAAGCTAGCTGGTAG
- the rpsK gene encoding 30S ribosomal protein S11 produces MAKANTKVTKKRKVIVDSVGEAHISASFNNIIISLTNKKGDVISWSSAGKLGFRGSKKNTPYAAQVAAEDCSKVAHEAGLRKVKVYVKGPGNGRESAIRSLHNAGIEVTEIIDVTPMPHNGCRPPKRRRV; encoded by the coding sequence ATGGCAAAGGCAAATACTAAAGTTACCAAGAAACGTAAAGTTATAGTTGATTCTGTTGGTGAAGCGCACATAAGTGCATCTTTTAACAACATCATTATCTCTTTGACAAATAAAAAGGGAGATGTTATTTCTTGGTCATCTGCCGGTAAATTAGGTTTTAGAGGGTCTAAGAAAAACACACCTTATGCTGCACAAGTTGCTGCAGAGGATTGTTCTAAAGTTGCTCATGAAGCAGGTTTAAGAAAAGTTAAGGTATATGTAAAAGGTCCAGGTAATGGTAGAGAATCTGCAATCAGGTCTTTACATAATGCTGGTATCGAAGTAACTGAGATTATCGATGTTACTCCAATGCCTCACAACGGATGTAGACCTCCTAAGAGAAGAAGAGTTTAA
- the rpsE gene encoding 30S ribosomal protein S5, whose amino-acid sequence MFQKYKNVETVKPGGLDLKDKLVGIQRVTKVTKGGRAFGFSAIVVVGDENGVVGHGLGKSKEVATAIAKAIEDGKKNLIRIPLNKGTLPHEQKGKFGGARVYIQPASHGTGVIAGGAVRSVLESVGVHDVLSKSQGSSNPHNVVKATFDALLQLRDAKTIATQRGVSLEKVFKG is encoded by the coding sequence ATGTTCCAAAAATATAAAAACGTAGAGACTGTTAAACCAGGTGGTTTAGATTTAAAAGATAAATTAGTTGGTATTCAACGTGTAACTAAGGTAACAAAAGGTGGTAGAGCATTTGGTTTTTCTGCAATTGTTGTTGTAGGTGATGAGAATGGTGTTGTAGGTCACGGTTTAGGTAAATCAAAAGAGGTTGCTACTGCAATTGCAAAGGCAATTGAAGATGGCAAGAAGAATTTAATTCGTATTCCTTTAAATAAAGGAACTTTACCTCACGAGCAAAAAGGTAAATTTGGTGGTGCAAGAGTTTATATTCAGCCTGCATCTCATGGTACCGGAGTTATTGCTGGTGGTGCTGTAAGATCAGTATTAGAATCTGTAGGTGTACATGATGTATTATCTAAGTCTCAGGGTTCATCCAATCCACATAACGTTGTAAAGGCTACATTTGATGCCTTATTACAACTTAGAGATGCAAAAACCATTGCTACACAAAGAGGTGTTTCTTTAGAAAAAGTGTTTAAAGGTTAA
- the rpmC gene encoding 50S ribosomal protein L29, producing MKKQEIKEMSVEGLTEKLAEYKKQHADLKMAHFVTPLENPLQIRKVRRTVARLATELTNRENQ from the coding sequence ATGAAAAAACAAGAGATTAAAGAAATGTCTGTGGAAGGACTTACGGAGAAATTGGCCGAGTACAAGAAGCAGCATGCAGATTTGAAAATGGCACATTTTGTAACTCCGTTAGAAAATCCGCTTCAGATTAGAAAAGTAAGGAGAACGGTAGCAAGATTAGCTACTGAATTAACTAATAGGGAGAACCAATAA
- a CDS encoding DNA-directed RNA polymerase subunit alpha, whose translation MALFNFQKPDKVIMIDSSDFEGKFEFRPLEPGYGLTVGNALRRVLLSSLEGHAITSVRIDKVEHEFSTIPGVVEDVTEIILNLKQVRFKKQIEDSEAEVVSISVSGKNQLTAGDFQKFISGYQVLNPDLVLCNMDAKVSINMEITIEKGRGYVPAEENKKSGAPLGTIAVDSIFTPIKNVKYSIENFRVEQKTDYEKLVFEISSDGSIHPKDALTEAAKVLIHHFMLFSDERITLEADEIAQTETYDEESLHMRQLLKTKLVDMDLSVRALNCLKAAEVDTLGDLVSFNKNDLMKFRNFGKKSLTELEELVINKGLSFGMDLSKYKLDKD comes from the coding sequence ATGGCATTATTTAATTTTCAGAAACCCGATAAAGTAATAATGATCGATTCCTCTGATTTCGAAGGGAAGTTCGAATTTCGCCCTTTGGAACCTGGTTATGGATTAACTGTTGGGAATGCATTAAGACGAGTATTGCTTTCTTCTTTAGAGGGTCATGCAATTACTTCGGTTAGGATTGATAAGGTAGAGCATGAGTTTTCTACCATACCTGGCGTTGTTGAAGATGTAACAGAGATTATATTAAACTTGAAACAAGTTCGTTTCAAGAAGCAAATAGAAGATTCTGAAGCCGAAGTTGTTTCAATTTCTGTAAGTGGTAAGAATCAATTAACTGCTGGTGATTTTCAAAAGTTTATTTCTGGATATCAAGTTTTAAATCCGGATTTAGTTCTTTGTAATATGGATGCTAAAGTTAGTATCAATATGGAGATAACTATTGAAAAAGGTAGAGGTTATGTTCCTGCAGAGGAAAATAAGAAATCTGGTGCACCATTAGGTACAATAGCTGTTGATTCTATTTTTACGCCAATTAAGAATGTAAAATATAGTATTGAAAACTTTCGTGTAGAGCAAAAAACCGATTATGAAAAGTTGGTTTTTGAAATATCTTCAGATGGATCAATTCATCCAAAAGATGCTTTAACTGAAGCAGCAAAAGTTCTTATACATCACTTCATGTTATTCTCTGATGAGCGTATTACATTAGAAGCTGATGAAATTGCTCAGACTGAGACTTATGATGAAGAGTCTTTACACATGAGACAATTGTTGAAAACTAAATTAGTTGATATGGACCTTTCTGTTCGTGCTCTAAACTGTTTAAAAGCTGCTGAAGTTGATACTTTAGGAGATTTAGTTTCCTTCAATAAGAATGATTTAATGAAGTTTAGAAACTTCGGTAAGAAATCTTTAACTGAACTTGAAGAACTTGTGATTAACAAGGGATTAAGTTTTGGTATGGATTTATCAAAATACAAATTAGATAAAGATTAA
- the infA gene encoding translation initiation factor IF-1, protein MAKQAAIEQDGSIIEALSNAMFRVELENGHVVTAHISGKMRMHYIKLLPGDKVKLEMSPYDLTKARITYRY, encoded by the coding sequence ATGGCTAAGCAGGCAGCAATAGAACAAGATGGATCTATCATTGAAGCATTATCAAATGCAATGTTTCGTGTAGAATTGGAGAATGGACATGTGGTAACAGCGCATATATCAGGTAAGATGCGTATGCACTATATTAAACTATTACCTGGAGATAAGGTTAAATTGGAGATGAGTCCTTATGACCTTACTAAAGCAAGAATTACATATAGATACTAA